From the Pseudodesulfovibrio indicus genome, the window AAACCGGTTTGACACCATCTTTCGCTTCCCGTATGAGAAGAATTGACTGAAATTCAAACAAAACGACGGGATATACCATGAAAGCCCCGCAAGACGTTTTCGCCGAATACCTGGCCAACGAGAACCTGAAGATGACGCCCCAGCGGCGGATCATCCTCGACACCCTGCTCAAGCAGGACGACCACCTCTCTTCCGAGGAGCTCTACGCTCGCGTCAAAAAGCGGGACGGCTCCATCGGACAGGCCACGGTATACCGGACCCTCAAGCTGCTCAGCGACTCCGGACTGGTGGAGCCGCTCGATTTCGCCGACGGGGTGACCCGCTACGAGACGAGCTACGGCAAGGATCACCACG encodes:
- a CDS encoding Fur family transcriptional regulator → MKAPQDVFAEYLANENLKMTPQRRIILDTLLKQDDHLSSEELYARVKKRDGSIGQATVYRTLKLLSDSGLVEPLDFADGVTRYETSYGKDHHDHLICERCGKNIEIVDETIERRQEQLAKEHGFTLLRHKMYLYGICPDCRKK